A window of Henckelia pumila isolate YLH828 unplaced genomic scaffold, ASM3356847v2 CTG_477:::fragment_1, whole genome shotgun sequence genomic DNA:
GGCATTAACAACTTTTTGTGAGTAATACAATGTGTTAATGTTTCGATGTACTTCCTTTTGAGTATGTTTGTATGATTTACTTTTTATTGataaatttttcttttattgaaaagaaaatattatttgacaAGATCTACACACATttttattaaactcaattaaCCATGATAAAAAAATGTGCCCCAATTAAATATgcgttatttattatttttaagtgaaTGACAATATGTGATGCAATGAAATAAAAAAGATTGGTTGCATTACGATATTTCATATCgaaatttgtaaaatattttatatttctagaataaaacatgtttcttGATAAATAAATTCACAAATTTGGGTAAACGCAATTGATTTTCTTGCTTTGACCAAAAATGCGAAAAAACATTTGAGATCCTTAAAATtgtaaaataaacataatcatatttacaataaaaaataatattattgatattaaaagtaatgattttttttttttgaatgattcaaataaaaaactctTCTAATAAAACTAACTCGTAAAATCAACGTATAATATTTATTGCCGAATTAAAATGATGTAGATCTCGTGGTACCATCGAAGGCAACCAGACGAACCAGGGATTGGTAAGGATTGGTGGGATCCACCTCGTGCTAATTCTGTATGCTTAGCCAGCACCACATGCTATGGTCCCAATCAAATTATTTgtcattattattttatttctaatcAATTAGTACGTGCTTCACCATACTAATTATCAGTAaacaattaattatattttaaaaaaattattaatataattaagttTTATCTTTATTACGCAACACACACATACAAGATAAACTATGTATGTATTTATAAAATCTTGAAATGGTTGACCCAAAGGAGACCTTATCTCATACGAGTTCGAGGCTCGTGCAACACTGAAGTGCTAGTGGACAGAACGGACAAACCTAAATTTAAAACAGTACAAACGAGAGGCGGGGCAGATACGAGGAACGGACGTAGATAGATCAAAAAAATCCAACACATACATCCGTTAGAATCGACAATGGAAGAGCCATGTGTTGCCAAGTCAATCATCATCAGAAACATACTTTTGCTTCTTCCATTTGTATGCTGCTTCCAAAATCTTGAGATTTGTCGTCTGTGTTTCTTCAGGGAAAAGGTAGTCGATGTACTCCTCGTACCTGAGAGTGATGATAGCATTAGCATCAGTTGCCAGCAAAAAGAAAATTCAATCAGCTGGGTAAGGTCAGCGAGTACAAAGATTTTGTGGCTCTCGAACCAAATTCAAATGCCTCTTATTAAACTTGAGAACTGTATAATAACGAAAAATTGGTAGCTTATTCATTGTTTAAAGAAAAGTATAACAAGTTACGTATATAACATTTCTGAAACACATGATGAATCGGTAGAAACCAAGCAACAGGGAGTAGAAAATATGCCAAAGGGCGGGCAGAAAATTTGAAAAGAACGGGGATAGGGAAAACTTATTATGGCAACTGTGTATATTTGCAAGGTAACCAAATTCAAATATCGGAAGTGGCACAGACAAAAGATAATGTACAGAGTGTGCAACACAACAAAGGGTTGAGAAGAAATGAAAAAGGAAAAGGCCAGTTGCATACCCTCCTGGACCATCCTCGGTTTCTATGTGCCTCCTCTTTTTGAGTTTCTTCGGAAGCTTGACACGGACCAAATCTACATTGCCAAGTTCACCGAAACAGCTTTCCAGGTTCATCCACTCCTCCAAAAGCATTGCCCTTTCCTCTTTTAATTCCGGAGCAGAAGTTCTAAAATAGCCAAGGGCTCTTTCAAAAACAGCTGATAAGCAAAGGAAAAATGTGAGGTTTAAGTTCACATTCATCAATGAAACATGCGAATTGCAGAAAATGTGATATTCTTACCTCGAGCATGCTGAAGGCATTTCCTCTTTTGTTCATTGTCATCTGAGTCCTGCAAATCCTCCATAGCAGATGCCTCAAACTTAGCATAACTAATCCACACCTTCAAGTGTTTTGTGCGGTTCAAAAGCCTCTCATAAAGGGCTCTAGTTCTTTCATATTCAGACTCTGATATTTCAAAGTCAATGTATGCCTATCAATGAAGAAAAAAGAACGACAACGTGAGAAACTAGTACttcaaaacacacacacacatttgtatgtatgtatataccATAACAAAGCTATAAATGAAGAGGCATAAAAATGAGGCCATATCTTGGACAAACACAAGTAACACATCAATAGTAGAACGTAGAAGCAAGTTTATTCCCATAAACTTGAGTGGATTAATATGAAGTCATTCAGCAGAATGAATTGAAGAGCAAAAATGAACAGTCGGTAATGCTACTGCATTATCCAAGTACCTTCCATAAAACTTCTGGCATATCAAGTGCAGGCTGGTCAATTGCAAGCTCAAAAAGAGCTCTGGCACGCTCGGTTTCAGCTAAGGACCTTTCCAGCTCAGCAAATTTGCTCCAGGCATAACAATTCTCAGGTGACCATTCCAAATACTTTTCATACAATTTTCGACAGCGTTCAATGTTACCAAGTTGCAGCTCCATTTCAATGTACTTCTTAAATATCTGTTAACAAATGCAGGAATTTAGATAACAAACCAAGAGAAAAACCAGTAATAAAACAATCAGTGGCCCAAAACAAGAAAAAGAGATTGTATATCACAGTAAACAAATGAGTTCCATCATACCTTATCTTTGGGAGCTCTACCAATCGCTGACCCTAAAATTCGTCGAGCCCGATCGATAGCTAACTGACGTATTTCAAACTGTGCGGCCATCAACCAAATCTTTGCAAATGAAAATTTGTCGTGAGGAATCATCTTGAGACACAAGCTGTTTCATTTCATTGTCAATCGGCAATATGTTTGATGGATAATAATTCCACGCGAGTACAATATCAAGTATGACCAGGAAAAATTCAAAAGGAAGCATGGAAATGGATGCATAAATCTTTCTGCTCATACCTCTCAATAAATTTTAAGCTGACAGAGTTGACTATCAAAATGGCTTACAATATTTATTGGAATTAAAGAGTTTTTTACGCTACTTTCACATAACTTTCATTAAGCAAAGGCAAAGCAATTTCCTAGACACATCCTCCTTCAATTCACATCTAAATTATCTAATACCATAGTTGTCAAAAGCGTGAGGCGCAAAAAAGCGCTCAAGTGTGTTTGGGCTTAAAGCGCAAAGCGAAGCGCACGCTTTACGGACAAAAAGcgcaataaacaaaatattatcaaaataataaaaataaggtAAAGAATCTTTGCAAATTTGACAGATAaacatcaaatatcaaaatagtCATCATCTTCATTATCCAAAGTTGCATAATTCCAGGCAATATCCTTTGGATTCGATGATGGAATTGTTGTGTTTGATTGTGACATGATTCTaacaactaaaaaaataaataacaatcacAAATTATTGATTTAAAAAACACACACTTGAATACAATTTacagaaattcataaaattaggGTTTATCTATTTGGACAGCAAAGAGAAGGGGTGTGGTAAGTAAACACCGGCAGGGGCCGCGAGCGCCGTGGCGAGGCAGAGCCAGAGCCGCAGGGTGAGGCAGTGAAGCAGAGCCCAGGGGGAGTGAGAGGCAGTGAGTGTCGTGAGTTTTGAGAAGAGTTTATTGGGCTTTTAAACGTTTGGGCCTTGCAAACTTAAAATTGCACCTTCAAGATGCGATTTTAAGcctgcaaataaaaaaaaaaattaaaaatctgtGTTGCTTCCATGAAGCGCACAAGCGAGCGCTTTTCGCCTCAAAGCGAGGCGCACTGAAGCGCTCGCTTCACGGACCTGCTGCGCCTCGGAGTACCCTGAAGCGCTAGCCTTGCGCCTAGAGTCGCTTTGCGCTTAAGCAAGTGCCTCGGTCGCTTTTGACAACTATGTCTAATACAGAAAAGAATAGGAAATTCTTGGCGTTGAGAATAGTTTCGTAATTTCGAGAGACCGGGGAACTTTAAATTCTTTTTTATAAAGTTAAATGAGTTCCACAAATATTGGGAATAAGCAACACCGTATAGGAAATTCTTGACCTTTGAGCCTAGTGACGTAATTTTGAGAGTCAAGGGaactttcaattctttcaatgaGTTACATAAATTTTCAGGAATATGTGACTGCCTTGATGCGCACGGTTAAGTAGGTAAAATCCTGgggctcaaactcaactatgtcAAATGAACGGATGTGTCATCCAGATGCACCAACAGCAAAATAGTTATAGATTATTAGGCCGTGTTATCATTCTAACATCAATATCCATGATTTCAACTTTCATTTTTTCACCTACTATGAGACTTTCCAGTTTCCACATTCCAAACACAAAATCCTAATATCCTATACATTGTTAGAAAGACTCTTCACAACACATGGTAGAAACCTTCTATAATTCACACAGAAATTCACAGATAAGAGAAATATATAGTGACAGCAGAACCATAAGCCACATAAGAACCATCTAAAAGACCAAATTTGGTAATTTACTTGTAGACGTCTCTGGTGCGATCCACATTCTGGGCATCTAGCTCTTCGTATAATACATAATTAATCCTACACAAAACAAATGCGACCAGTCAGCATAGTTGATTCCGGAAGACATTATACAAAAACAATTCAGAAGCAAGCCTTACCACAAGTAGATGTATCTTTGCCAATACCGCTTCTCTTGTGCAGGTGGAATGTTTGCAATGGCCCTCTCATATATGTCCTCAATCTTGTTTTTATCTCCGACACTCTCTTCCAACCTTATATAATCAAACCAAGCGTCATAATTAAGTGGGTTTTTCCGAACCTCGTCCTCATACTGAAATCTCCTCTTGCCGACAATGGCATCCTCGATTCCTTCCCTATCACCATACTGTTTCTCAAAAGCCACAAATTTTTTGTAAATCTCCTCCGCTCTCCCCTTAGGAATATGATCCAAGGCATACTTATATATACACCTTGCTCTCTCAGTTTCTTTACACTTCTCCTCGAATTCCGCAAATGCCACAAACAACTCCTCCGCCTCCTCGTCATCGGCCAACTTATCCACAGCCCTCTCGTAACAACTCCTAGCGCGAGAAACATCTCCACTTTTAAACTCGAACTTTGCAAAACGCACCCAAGAACCTACTTTTGGGTGACAAGCTACGAATCTTTCAAATATCTTTCTTGCCCTGTCGACCTCATTATATCTCAACTCAAACTTAATATACGAGAGCCAGCCCTGTTGATCAGGCATCCAATCCATCCACCGCTCAAAAATTTGCCTTGAACCAGCCACATTGCCTAGCATCTCCTCCATATGTATGTATTTGTACCACAATTGATCGACTCTAGGCAACAACACAGTAGCCCGGTCCCAAACATTCCTCGCATGATTTATAAACTTATTCTTCATCTCGAAATCAGCATACTTCAACCACAATGTATGATCCCTGTAATCCACCTCCAGCGCCCGTTCCCAAACGGACCTAGCGCGGGTAAAATCCTTCTGGGACTCTTCCCACTTGGCATATTTCACCCACACGCTTTTATTCCACCGAACTCTTCGGATTAGGTCTTCGAATTCCTTGCGTTTGCGGAGGCGGTAATCTCCTAGCTCTGTGACGTCGGTGATTTTCTGCTTGGGTGGCCGGATTTCTGCTTCCTGCCTCTCACGGGATTCTCGGAGGATCTGCTCCGCCGTGATTTGGATAGGCGCAGGAGTCTTGTTCTTGACTCTGGTTGGCCGAGGCAACTTAACCTCCGTATCTCTTCGGGTTAGGAAACCCAAATTCGGGTCCGCATCCTTCTTGCTGGCCATTGGTGAAGACGGTAGGATTACACAGAGCCTGGATTACGATTAACTCAAGAGGTTAGTAGCAAAACAGTGCAATTGTTATCATAAATCTCATTCTCAGCCTAAAAATCAGTCATATTGCTCACGAGAAAAATCACGAGAGTTTGGGAAATTAATGGAAGGGGTGAAGTACTGTTTTAAAGGAAATTTAATCGGTCCTCACCTTCGAAAAATTGACTTTTGAGAGCGGAAATATAAAGCAGCGAACCGGTACGAGAGCAGAGAGATGGAGATAGAATCATAGAACGATTCACTCTGCAGACTGGAATTTAGGGATTAAGGTTGTGGGCCTATACTGCGGGCTTCTAAGTTTTGAATATTGCAAGTCCATGGGTCATGCCCAATTTTATTAAACaatgtataaaaatatgaaaaataatttattttgaaaatcgGTTAAATCTGTTAatcgattttttaaaataaaaaatcgaaACCGAACCGATTTGaccaaattttttgaaaataaaaaccaaaattcTGATTTAACCGAACCAAATTTCTGAATTAGATCGGTTcaatcggttaattcggtttaaCCGAATTGATGCTCACCCCTAATGATATcacatatttttatatataacatgGATTAATTGtacttatttataataaaaaaataattttttgacataaaaaaataatacttaccTATAATATTTGTTTATGATAACTCAAATTAGAGATTCATTTAACAAAGTTAACACGTGAGACCGTGTCGCAAAAATTTTTATCTTCTAAAATAGGTCTTTTGTTAAACGGTCTAAAAAATCATTAACCGTGAGACGGATCAACCTacccatatttacaataaaaagtaatacttttgcgcataaaaaagtaatattttttcatggttAACTCAATTAGATGATCCGTCTCATAAAAATAAACTAATGAAACTGTTGAACATAAATTTTTGTTAACACAAAAATACCTCTGTCGTTATGGTCACAAACAATCACTCCCTGGTCCCTGATGAGTGCATTTtctatgcattagtttgtgatatttttaaatctattttgtgtgcattcatattatttttttgtgtttttatgtgttttagtgtatgtgtgtgtatttcactctctcggttaattttgtaggaaaatagatttttgaagaataaattacggagcagcctt
This region includes:
- the LOC140872739 gene encoding uncharacterized protein, translated to MASKKDADPNLGFLTRRDTEVKLPRPTRVKNKTPAPIQITAEQILRESRERQEAEIRPPKQKITDVTELGDYRLRKRKEFEDLIRRVRWNKSVWVKYAKWEESQKDFTRARSVWERALEVDYRDHTLWLKYADFEMKNKFINHARNVWDRATVLLPRVDQLWYKYIHMEEMLGNVAGSRQIFERWMDWMPDQQGWLSYIKFELRYNEVDRARKIFERFVACHPKVGSWVRFAKFEFKSGDVSRARSCYERAVDKLADDEEAEELFVAFAEFEEKCKETERARCIYKYALDHIPKGRAEEIYKKFVAFEKQYGDREGIEDAIVGKRRFQYEDEVRKNPLNYDAWFDYIRLEESVGDKNKIEDIYERAIANIPPAQEKRYWQRYIYLWINYVLYEELDAQNVDRTRDVYNLCLKMIPHDKFSFAKIWLMAAQFEIRQLAIDRARRILGSAIGRAPKDKIFKKYIEMELQLGNIERCRKLYEKYLEWSPENCYAWSKFAELERSLAETERARALFELAIDQPALDMPEVLWKAYIDFEISESEYERTRALYERLLNRTKHLKVWISYAKFEASAMEDLQDSDDNEQKRKCLQHARAVFERALGYFRTSAPELKEERAMLLEEWMNLESCFGELGNVDLVRVKLPKKLKKRRHIETEDGPGGYEEYIDYLFPEETQTTNLKILEAAYKWKKQKYVSDDD